In Nasonia vitripennis strain AsymCx chromosome 2, Nvit_psr_1.1, whole genome shotgun sequence, a genomic segment contains:
- the LOC100120071 gene encoding extended synaptotagmin-1 isoform X2, translating to MGEGTTETASKIKSWPVMCMMALASGITENDPNGVEEIEAPKTWPYMTFASLGKSLFMKLATVGVIWGVGYMNWNFAWLIPPIAFVVLKSEQKKDGNLKRLTAQATALSKEKIIIENRIDDLPTWVYFPDYDRAEWLNGILYKVWPSVNHYARDLLKNTVQATISERLADYQKKIPGLGQEFKFERLVLGRIPPKINGVKVYDKHTSRNEVVFDMDIMYAGDCDITFSMGTFKAGIKDFQMRGMLRVTLKPLIPIIPIAGGVQVFFLNCPIIDFNLVGVADILDLPGFSDVLRKIITEQIAAIAVLPNKFSMPLTDEVPAEVMKTPEPEGVLRIHVVQAKHLMKKDIGMLGKGKSDPYAVITVGAQEFKTKTIDNTVDPKWDYWCECIMDEGSGPCSKVIAHLFDKDTTGPDDPLGRATIEVSRVKKKGTIDTWVSLELAKHGMVHLRLVWLKLTTNPADLAAALKETQELRVTAMSTAILILYIDSAKNLPCVKGSKQPDVYLEASVGGKLERTGTMLRSCNPVWEQGFTLLVANPETGTLHIKIHDEKSVTVIGTFTYNLSTLLTENDMGVKLQPFDLQKSGSDSKVVLSMSLKILKYEEPEVTSEDEDDHDIQSLNKKIDRQESTASSSIPDSPLKRQPSKDSIQSAASNVTSAELEAAMSSNDAVEGRIKRESASAPISAIPPFSSVRNSSPGLIRRNPSVTSSAGDSKLGRIQLTLRYSVARQKLMVVIHKVANLPLPANDPSNIPDPYVKLYLLPDKHKETKRKTAVMKDNCNPTFDEQFEYIVSQGDINTRILELSVCTQKGWLSTGSNCMGQVLINLSELDFTQAVTSWYDLQSESKD from the exons ATGGGAGAGGGGACCACGGAGACAgcatcaaaaataaaatcttggCCTGTTATGTGCATGATGGCGTTGGCTTCTGGAATAACGGAAAACGACCCAAATGGAGTTGAAGAGATTGAAGCACCAAAGACTTGGCCCTACATGACTTTTGCTTCTCTGGGCAAATCTCTATTTATGAAACTGGCTACTGTTGGCGTCATCTGGGGTGTTGGTTACATGAACTGGAATTTTGCATGGCTCATCCCTCCAATTGCATTCGTTGTGTTAAAGAGCGAACAAAAGAAGGACGGAAACTTAAAAAGACTAACTGCTCAAGCGACTGCACTTTCTAaggagaaaataattatcgaaAATAGAATTGATGATCTGCCTACATGGGTTTATTTTCCTGACTATGACAGAGCTGAATGGTTAAATGGG ATCTTGTACAAAGTATGGCCTAGCGTTAATCATTATGCTCgagatttattaaaaaacactGTTCAAGCCACAATCTCTGAACGCTTAGCtgattatcaaaaaaaaattcctggACTTGGTCAAGAATTCAAGTTTGAGAGGCTTGTCTTAGGAAGAATT CCTCCAAAAATTAACGGAGTTAAGGTTTATGATAAACATACATCCAGAAATGAAGTAGTATTTGACATGGATATAAT GTATGCTGGAGATTGTGACATTACATTTTCCATGGGAACATTCAAAGCTGGAATAAAAGATTTTCAG ATGCGAGGCATGTTGAGAGTGACTCTAAAACCACTCATTCCAATTATACCAATAGCTGGTGGTGTGCAAGTATTCTTTTTAAATTGTCCAATAATTGACTTCAATCTGGTTGGTGTAGCAGATATTCTCGATCTTCCTGGATTTAG CGACGTACTTCGAAAAATAATCACTGAGCAAATTGCTGCAATCGCTGTTTTGCCAAATAAATTCAGCATGCCATTGACTGATGAAGTCCCAGCAGAAGTTATGAAAACTCCTGAACCAGAA GGCGTTCTTCGAATCCACGTTGTACAAGCTAAGCATCTTATGAAAAAAGACATTGGTATGTTAGGTAAAGGAAAGTCTGATCCTTATGCAGTCATCACTGTTGGAGCTCAAGAATTTAAAACTAAGACTATAGATAACACGGTAGATCCCAAATGGGATTACTGGTGTGAG TGCATTATGGATGAGGGCTCGGGACCCTGCAGCAAGGTGATAGCTCATCTCTTTGACAAAGATACAACTGGGCCAGATGATCCCCTTGGCAG GGCAACGATTGAAGTGAGCCGAGTCAAAAAGAAGGGAACCATTGACACA TGGGTATCTTTGGAGTTGGCTAAACATGGCATGGTTCATCTTCGCCTAGTGTGGCTTAAACTTACAACGAACCCAGCTGATTTAGCAGCT GCACTCAAAGAAACTCAAGAGTTGCGAGTCACTGCAATGAGCACTGCCATTTTAATACTTTACATTGATTCGGCCAAAAatctacct TGTGTAAAAGGAAGCAAACAACCTGACGTATATCTTGAAGCAAGCGTCGGCGGTAAATTAGAAAGAACGGGAACAATGTTAAGATCTTGCAATCCTGTTTGGGAGCAAGGATTTACTTTACTGGTGGCAAATCCTGAAACTGGCACTTTGCATATTAAG aTCCATGATGAAAAGTCCGTGACTGTGATTGGAACATTTACCTACAATCTATCGACTCTACTGACAGAAAACGATATGGGTGTAAAACTGCAACCTTTCGATTTACAAAAGAGCGGCTCAGATAGTAAAGTTGTCTTATCAATGTCTTTGAAA ATTTTGAAATACGAAGAACCGGAAGTTACTTCTGAAGACGAAGATGATCACGACATCCaaagtttaaacaaaaaaattgatcgCCAGGAATCAACCGCTTCGAGCAGTA TTCCAGACAGTCCACTCAAGCGTCAACCTTCAAAAGACTCGATCCAAAGTGCTGCAAGTAATGTAACTTCAGCAGAATTAGAAGCAGCTATGTCTTCTAATGACGCCGTAGAAGGGAGGATAAAACGAGAGTCTGCTTCTGCCCCTATATCGGCTATTCCTCCATTCTCGTCCGTTAGAAATAGTTCACCTGGCTTGATCCGTAGAAATCCAAGTGTCACTTCATCGGCTGGAGATTCCAAACTTGGGAGGATTCAGTTGACTCTGAGATACAGCGTCGCCAGACAGAAGCTGATGGTTGTCATACACAAAGTTGC CAATTTGCCACTGCCTGCAAACGATCCATCGAACATACCAGATCCATACGTCAAGCTTTACTTGCTTCCTGATAAGCACAAGGAGACTAAGCGCAAAACGGCAGTAATGAAGGATAACTGCAACCCAACATTCGACGAACAGTTCGAGTACATCGTGTCCCAGGGCGATATTAACACGCGAATCTTGGAGTTGTCCGTCTGCACTCAGAAGGGTTGGCTGTCGACGGGCAGCAATTGCATGGGTCAAGTACTTATAAACCTGTCCGAGTTGGACTTTACTCAAGCCGTTACAAGCTGGTATGATCTCCAGTCGGAATCAAAAGACTAG
- the LOC100120108 gene encoding EF-hand domain-containing family member C2, protein MHQIPQLPRLPGFNFDHNIGRTRFHRSQLFDRIHGDVYYLAEKPKSSKHSRYPAIYAWGEEPPSPPWLALDGQRLMFKAYFQESVHERREPYRIRLVDISFFLEDGTMKISEPAVDNSGLEQGVLVRRQRIPLPDPVKYRYFDILDLNIGKEPQIYGRVYKIIDCDKFTRRFLNRMGIPVPDPLPAPADPTYERQKSATVSEKSHQKKPDSLGNFLKFDRKVLRFFGYWDDSDSPYGYVHDLEILYYLADDTIEILENLPTNCGPSSKSTLVKRLKIPKFFTSLEPVGSSDPLTILNVLGESTTRSYYIADNSYCKKSSADYYKECDLTIGAQINIFGRKVVITDLDNFTKEYYRNKYGLDDFTPLDQPGKRREQSKNPVKYVPPYNGFGSYEDSLVNCFSMVPKRPKVITDKFYQYDNQENDNRILRFGCKMISDIPDNTDRCFVISVYLLDNTVAVFEVGAKKAGHTKSLFQKRTRLRLPGQNMFSSEEPKYYEPQDFFVGTTVNLQGFRFQIETADERTFNYMEQHCNEFPKANVKFIMDKVRDHLKSVYREFIGEYSPLKNDDHPPVLRLSCLREALYNYLGDHITEHEVMTVARHYSFREHKEVCPREYVRALVHTELTRHVWNELDRLEEDIREWDRERIGYLNRNQLYTILRASRIPLQKELINLMLDRLHKNEQGKLDYQDLLKFVNIAVDPLPPMPPINVKELYWTTEETPKSCRDIDWCLFLKDLGLEQQLKELGSPTNDK, encoded by the exons atgcATCAAATACCACAGCTACCTCGACTCCCCGGATTTAACTTTGATCATAAT ATCGGCCGCACGAGGTTCCACAGGTCCCAGCTGTTCGACAGGATCCACGGGGACGTGTATTACCTGGCGGAGAAGCCCAAGTCCTCGAAGCACAGCCGCTATCCGGCGATTTACGCCTGGGGCGAGGAGCCGCCGAGCCCGCCTTGGCTTGCTCTCGACGGTCAG AGGCTTATGTTCAAAGCCTATTTTCAAGAAAGCGTCCATGAAAGACGAGAACCTTACAGAATCCGCCTTGTCGACATCAGCTTTTTTCTCGAAGACGGCACGATGAAGATCTCCGAACCGGCCGTCGACAATAGCGGACTTGAACAGG GAGTGTTGGTCCGGCGTCAGAGGATCCCATTACCCGACCCTGTCAAGTACAGATATTTCGACATACTCGATCTCAACATCGGAAAAGAGCCGCAGATTTACGGCCGCGTTTACAAAATCATCGACTGCGATAAATTCACAAGGAGATTTTTGAACCGCATGGGAATACCCGTTCCCGATCCTCTTCCGGCGCCCGCTGATCCTACTTACGAACGACAAAAAAGT GCTACTGTATCGGAAAAATCGCACCAGAAAAAGCCCGATAGCCTAGGAAATTTCTTGAAATTCGACAGAAAAGTCCTGAGGTTTTTCGGATACTGGGACGACAGCGACAGTCCATACGGCTACGTACACGACCTGGAGATTTTGTACTACTTGGCTGACGACACGATAGAGATACTGGAAAATTTGCCGACCAATTGCGGACCGTCGAGCAAATCGACTCTCGTCAAAAGGTTGAAAATTCCAAAG TTTTTCACGAGTTTAGAACCGGTAGGAAGCAGCGACCCACTGACTATTTTGAACGTGCTCGGCGAGAGCACGACTAGAAGCTACTACATCGCCGACAACTCGTACTGTAAGAAGTCGTCTGCCGATTATTACAAGGAGTGCGACCTCACGATCGGCGCACAGATTAACATTTTTGGCCGCAAGGTTGTCATAACGGATCTTGACAACTTTACCAAGGAGTATTACAG AAACAAATACGGTTTGGACGACTTTACTCCTCTGGATCAGCCCGGCAAACGAAGAGAGCAATCGAAGAATCCTGTTAAGTATGTCCCGCCTTACAATGGCTTCGGAAGTTACGAGGATTCGCTCGTGAACTGCTTCTCGATGGTGCCTAAGCGCCCGAAAGTTATCACCGATAAATTCTATCAATACGACAA TCAGGAGAACGATAATCGCATACTCAGATTCGGGTGCAAAATGATATCCGACATTCCCGACAATACAGACAGATGCTTCGTTATTAGCGTTTACTTGCTGGATAACACTGTGGCGGTCTTCGAAGTCGGGGCTAAAAAAGCTG gACACACGAAGAGTCTGTTTCAAAAGAGAACACGACTTCGCCTACCCGGGCAGAACATGTTTAGCAGCGAAGAGCCAAAGTACTACGAACCTCAGGATTTCTTCGTCGGCACCACCGTCAATCTGCAAGGCTTCCGATTTCAGATAGAAACTGCAGACGAGCGCACGTTCAACTACATGGAACAGCATTGCAACGAG TTCCCGAAAGCCAATGTGAAATTCATCATGGACAAAGTTCGAGACCATCTGAAATCGGTATACCGAGAATTCATCGGCGAATACTCACCGCTTAAGAACGACGATCATCCCCCGGTATTGAGGCTTTCTTGTTTGAG AGAAGCATTATACAATTACCTCGGCGACCATATTACGGAGCACGAAGTAATGACGGTGGCTCGTCACTACTCCTTCCGTGAACATAAGGAAGTTTGTCCTCGCGAGTACGTAAG AGCTTTGGTGCATACGGAGCTGACTCGTCACGTTTGGAATGAACTGGACAGGCTCGAGGAAGACATTCGCGAGTGGGACAGAGAAAGGATTGGATACTTGAATCGCAATCAACTTTATACTATATTGCGCGCTAGCAGAATCCCTCTTCAAAAAGAACTGATCAACCTGATGCTTGATCG tcTTCACAAAAACGAGCAAGGAAAACTCGATTATCAGGATCTGTTGAAGTTTGTCAACATAGCGGTGGATCCACTCCCTCCAATGCCGCCGATAAATGTGAAA GAACTCTACTGGACAACTGAAGAGACGCCCAAAAGCTGCAGAGACATCGACTGGTGTTTGTTCTTAAAAGACCTTGGCTTGGAACAACAATTGAAGGAATTAGGTTCTCCGACAAATGATAAGTAA
- the LOC100120071 gene encoding extended synaptotagmin-1 isoform X3: MGEGTTETASKIKSWPVMCMMALASGITENDPNGVEEIEAPKTWPYMTFASLGKSLFMKLATVGVIWGVGYMNWNFAWLIPPIAFVVLKSEQKKDGNLKRLTAQATALSKEKIIIENRIDDLPTWVYFPDYDRAEWLNGILYKVWPSVNHYARDLLKNTVQATISERLADYQKKIPGLGQEFKFERLVLGRIPPKINGVKVYDKHTSRNEVVFDMDIMYAGDCDITFSMGTFKAGIKDFQMRGMLRVTLKPLIPIIPIAGGVQVFFLNCPIIDFNLVGVADILDLPGFSDVLRKIITEQIAAIAVLPNKFSMPLTDEVPAEVMKTPEPEGVLRIHVVQAKHLMKKDIGMLGKGKSDPYAVITVGAQEFKTKTIDNTVDPKWDYWCECTVTSAIAQQLNIQVWDFDDTKNDENLGRATIEVSRVKKKGTIDTWVSLELAKHGMVHLRLVWLKLTTNPADLAAALKETQELRVTAMSTAILILYIDSAKNLPCVKGSKQPDVYLEASVGGKLERTGTMLRSCNPVWEQGFTLLVANPETGTLHIKIHDEKSVTVIGTFTYNLSTLLTENDMGVKLQPFDLQKSGSDSKVVLSMSLKILKYEEPEVTSEDEDDHDIQSLNKKIDRQESTASSSIPDSPLKRQPSKDSIQSAASNVTSAELEAAMSSNDAVEGRIKRESASAPISAIPPFSSVRNSSPGLIRRNPSVTSSAGDSKLGRIQLTLRYSVARQKLMVVIHKVANLPLPANDPSNIPDPYVKLYLLPDKHKETKRKTAVMKDNCNPTFDEQFEYIVSQGDINTRILELSVCTQKGWLSTGSNCMGQVLINLSELDFTQAVTSWYDLQSESKD, encoded by the exons ATGGGAGAGGGGACCACGGAGACAgcatcaaaaataaaatcttggCCTGTTATGTGCATGATGGCGTTGGCTTCTGGAATAACGGAAAACGACCCAAATGGAGTTGAAGAGATTGAAGCACCAAAGACTTGGCCCTACATGACTTTTGCTTCTCTGGGCAAATCTCTATTTATGAAACTGGCTACTGTTGGCGTCATCTGGGGTGTTGGTTACATGAACTGGAATTTTGCATGGCTCATCCCTCCAATTGCATTCGTTGTGTTAAAGAGCGAACAAAAGAAGGACGGAAACTTAAAAAGACTAACTGCTCAAGCGACTGCACTTTCTAaggagaaaataattatcgaaAATAGAATTGATGATCTGCCTACATGGGTTTATTTTCCTGACTATGACAGAGCTGAATGGTTAAATGGG ATCTTGTACAAAGTATGGCCTAGCGTTAATCATTATGCTCgagatttattaaaaaacactGTTCAAGCCACAATCTCTGAACGCTTAGCtgattatcaaaaaaaaattcctggACTTGGTCAAGAATTCAAGTTTGAGAGGCTTGTCTTAGGAAGAATT CCTCCAAAAATTAACGGAGTTAAGGTTTATGATAAACATACATCCAGAAATGAAGTAGTATTTGACATGGATATAAT GTATGCTGGAGATTGTGACATTACATTTTCCATGGGAACATTCAAAGCTGGAATAAAAGATTTTCAG ATGCGAGGCATGTTGAGAGTGACTCTAAAACCACTCATTCCAATTATACCAATAGCTGGTGGTGTGCAAGTATTCTTTTTAAATTGTCCAATAATTGACTTCAATCTGGTTGGTGTAGCAGATATTCTCGATCTTCCTGGATTTAG CGACGTACTTCGAAAAATAATCACTGAGCAAATTGCTGCAATCGCTGTTTTGCCAAATAAATTCAGCATGCCATTGACTGATGAAGTCCCAGCAGAAGTTATGAAAACTCCTGAACCAGAA GGCGTTCTTCGAATCCACGTTGTACAAGCTAAGCATCTTATGAAAAAAGACATTGGTATGTTAGGTAAAGGAAAGTCTGATCCTTATGCAGTCATCACTGTTGGAGCTCAAGAATTTAAAACTAAGACTATAGATAACACGGTAGATCCCAAATGGGATTACTGGTGTGAG TGTACCGTCACATCGGCCATCGCTCAGCAGCTCAATATTCAGGTTTGGGACTTTGATGATACCAAGAACGATGAAAACCTTGGCAG GGCAACGATTGAAGTGAGCCGAGTCAAAAAGAAGGGAACCATTGACACA TGGGTATCTTTGGAGTTGGCTAAACATGGCATGGTTCATCTTCGCCTAGTGTGGCTTAAACTTACAACGAACCCAGCTGATTTAGCAGCT GCACTCAAAGAAACTCAAGAGTTGCGAGTCACTGCAATGAGCACTGCCATTTTAATACTTTACATTGATTCGGCCAAAAatctacct TGTGTAAAAGGAAGCAAACAACCTGACGTATATCTTGAAGCAAGCGTCGGCGGTAAATTAGAAAGAACGGGAACAATGTTAAGATCTTGCAATCCTGTTTGGGAGCAAGGATTTACTTTACTGGTGGCAAATCCTGAAACTGGCACTTTGCATATTAAG aTCCATGATGAAAAGTCCGTGACTGTGATTGGAACATTTACCTACAATCTATCGACTCTACTGACAGAAAACGATATGGGTGTAAAACTGCAACCTTTCGATTTACAAAAGAGCGGCTCAGATAGTAAAGTTGTCTTATCAATGTCTTTGAAA ATTTTGAAATACGAAGAACCGGAAGTTACTTCTGAAGACGAAGATGATCACGACATCCaaagtttaaacaaaaaaattgatcgCCAGGAATCAACCGCTTCGAGCAGTA TTCCAGACAGTCCACTCAAGCGTCAACCTTCAAAAGACTCGATCCAAAGTGCTGCAAGTAATGTAACTTCAGCAGAATTAGAAGCAGCTATGTCTTCTAATGACGCCGTAGAAGGGAGGATAAAACGAGAGTCTGCTTCTGCCCCTATATCGGCTATTCCTCCATTCTCGTCCGTTAGAAATAGTTCACCTGGCTTGATCCGTAGAAATCCAAGTGTCACTTCATCGGCTGGAGATTCCAAACTTGGGAGGATTCAGTTGACTCTGAGATACAGCGTCGCCAGACAGAAGCTGATGGTTGTCATACACAAAGTTGC CAATTTGCCACTGCCTGCAAACGATCCATCGAACATACCAGATCCATACGTCAAGCTTTACTTGCTTCCTGATAAGCACAAGGAGACTAAGCGCAAAACGGCAGTAATGAAGGATAACTGCAACCCAACATTCGACGAACAGTTCGAGTACATCGTGTCCCAGGGCGATATTAACACGCGAATCTTGGAGTTGTCCGTCTGCACTCAGAAGGGTTGGCTGTCGACGGGCAGCAATTGCATGGGTCAAGTACTTATAAACCTGTCCGAGTTGGACTTTACTCAAGCCGTTACAAGCTGGTATGATCTCCAGTCGGAATCAAAAGACTAG
- the LOC100120071 gene encoding extended synaptotagmin-1 isoform X1 codes for MGEGTTETASKIKSWPVMCMMALASGITENDPNGVEEIEAPKTWPYMTFASLGKSLFMKLATVGVIWGVGYMNWNFAWLIPPIAFVVLKSEQKKDGNLKRLTAQATALSKEKIIIENRIDDLPTWVYFPDYDRAEWLNGILYKVWPSVNHYARDLLKNTVQATISERLADYQKKIPGLGQEFKFERLVLGRIPPKINGVKVYDKHTSRNEVVFDMDIMYAGDCDITFSMGTFKAGIKDFQMRGMLRVTLKPLIPIIPIAGGVQVFFLNCPIIDFNLVGVADILDLPGFSDVLRKIITEQIAAIAVLPNKFSMPLTDEVPAEVMKTPEPEGVLRIHVVQAKHLMKKDIGMLGKGKSDPYAVITVGAQEFKTKTIDNTVDPKWDYWCEAVICSVIRQEVQLTVWDWDPNVPGVQLDDFLGRATIEVSRVKKKGTIDTWVSLELAKHGMVHLRLVWLKLTTNPADLAAALKETQELRVTAMSTAILILYIDSAKNLPCVKGSKQPDVYLEASVGGKLERTGTMLRSCNPVWEQGFTLLVANPETGTLHIKIHDEKSVTVIGTFTYNLSTLLTENDMGVKLQPFDLQKSGSDSKVVLSMSLKILKYEEPEVTSEDEDDHDIQSLNKKIDRQESTASSSIPDSPLKRQPSKDSIQSAASNVTSAELEAAMSSNDAVEGRIKRESASAPISAIPPFSSVRNSSPGLIRRNPSVTSSAGDSKLGRIQLTLRYSVARQKLMVVIHKVANLPLPANDPSNIPDPYVKLYLLPDKHKETKRKTAVMKDNCNPTFDEQFEYIVSQGDINTRILELSVCTQKGWLSTGSNCMGQVLINLSELDFTQAVTSWYDLQSESKD; via the exons ATGGGAGAGGGGACCACGGAGACAgcatcaaaaataaaatcttggCCTGTTATGTGCATGATGGCGTTGGCTTCTGGAATAACGGAAAACGACCCAAATGGAGTTGAAGAGATTGAAGCACCAAAGACTTGGCCCTACATGACTTTTGCTTCTCTGGGCAAATCTCTATTTATGAAACTGGCTACTGTTGGCGTCATCTGGGGTGTTGGTTACATGAACTGGAATTTTGCATGGCTCATCCCTCCAATTGCATTCGTTGTGTTAAAGAGCGAACAAAAGAAGGACGGAAACTTAAAAAGACTAACTGCTCAAGCGACTGCACTTTCTAaggagaaaataattatcgaaAATAGAATTGATGATCTGCCTACATGGGTTTATTTTCCTGACTATGACAGAGCTGAATGGTTAAATGGG ATCTTGTACAAAGTATGGCCTAGCGTTAATCATTATGCTCgagatttattaaaaaacactGTTCAAGCCACAATCTCTGAACGCTTAGCtgattatcaaaaaaaaattcctggACTTGGTCAAGAATTCAAGTTTGAGAGGCTTGTCTTAGGAAGAATT CCTCCAAAAATTAACGGAGTTAAGGTTTATGATAAACATACATCCAGAAATGAAGTAGTATTTGACATGGATATAAT GTATGCTGGAGATTGTGACATTACATTTTCCATGGGAACATTCAAAGCTGGAATAAAAGATTTTCAG ATGCGAGGCATGTTGAGAGTGACTCTAAAACCACTCATTCCAATTATACCAATAGCTGGTGGTGTGCAAGTATTCTTTTTAAATTGTCCAATAATTGACTTCAATCTGGTTGGTGTAGCAGATATTCTCGATCTTCCTGGATTTAG CGACGTACTTCGAAAAATAATCACTGAGCAAATTGCTGCAATCGCTGTTTTGCCAAATAAATTCAGCATGCCATTGACTGATGAAGTCCCAGCAGAAGTTATGAAAACTCCTGAACCAGAA GGCGTTCTTCGAATCCACGTTGTACAAGCTAAGCATCTTATGAAAAAAGACATTGGTATGTTAGGTAAAGGAAAGTCTGATCCTTATGCAGTCATCACTGTTGGAGCTCAAGAATTTAAAACTAAGACTATAGATAACACGGTAGATCCCAAATGGGATTACTGGTGTGAG GCTGTGATCTGTAGTGTCATTAGACAAGAAGTTCAATTAACTGTTTGGGACTGGGATCCAAACGTTCCTGGGGTACAGCTTGATGACTTTCTTGGAAG GGCAACGATTGAAGTGAGCCGAGTCAAAAAGAAGGGAACCATTGACACA TGGGTATCTTTGGAGTTGGCTAAACATGGCATGGTTCATCTTCGCCTAGTGTGGCTTAAACTTACAACGAACCCAGCTGATTTAGCAGCT GCACTCAAAGAAACTCAAGAGTTGCGAGTCACTGCAATGAGCACTGCCATTTTAATACTTTACATTGATTCGGCCAAAAatctacct TGTGTAAAAGGAAGCAAACAACCTGACGTATATCTTGAAGCAAGCGTCGGCGGTAAATTAGAAAGAACGGGAACAATGTTAAGATCTTGCAATCCTGTTTGGGAGCAAGGATTTACTTTACTGGTGGCAAATCCTGAAACTGGCACTTTGCATATTAAG aTCCATGATGAAAAGTCCGTGACTGTGATTGGAACATTTACCTACAATCTATCGACTCTACTGACAGAAAACGATATGGGTGTAAAACTGCAACCTTTCGATTTACAAAAGAGCGGCTCAGATAGTAAAGTTGTCTTATCAATGTCTTTGAAA ATTTTGAAATACGAAGAACCGGAAGTTACTTCTGAAGACGAAGATGATCACGACATCCaaagtttaaacaaaaaaattgatcgCCAGGAATCAACCGCTTCGAGCAGTA TTCCAGACAGTCCACTCAAGCGTCAACCTTCAAAAGACTCGATCCAAAGTGCTGCAAGTAATGTAACTTCAGCAGAATTAGAAGCAGCTATGTCTTCTAATGACGCCGTAGAAGGGAGGATAAAACGAGAGTCTGCTTCTGCCCCTATATCGGCTATTCCTCCATTCTCGTCCGTTAGAAATAGTTCACCTGGCTTGATCCGTAGAAATCCAAGTGTCACTTCATCGGCTGGAGATTCCAAACTTGGGAGGATTCAGTTGACTCTGAGATACAGCGTCGCCAGACAGAAGCTGATGGTTGTCATACACAAAGTTGC CAATTTGCCACTGCCTGCAAACGATCCATCGAACATACCAGATCCATACGTCAAGCTTTACTTGCTTCCTGATAAGCACAAGGAGACTAAGCGCAAAACGGCAGTAATGAAGGATAACTGCAACCCAACATTCGACGAACAGTTCGAGTACATCGTGTCCCAGGGCGATATTAACACGCGAATCTTGGAGTTGTCCGTCTGCACTCAGAAGGGTTGGCTGTCGACGGGCAGCAATTGCATGGGTCAAGTACTTATAAACCTGTCCGAGTTGGACTTTACTCAAGCCGTTACAAGCTGGTATGATCTCCAGTCGGAATCAAAAGACTAG
- the LOC100679139 gene encoding protein Wnt-11b-1: MREMPWSAFVLVSLLLLLQLEEGTCIKWLALGRAADGFEWTREACTGARTSGLLERKQARACRATPDIMQNLVQAARDTSAVCQQAFRHQRWNCSSIEKAPDFTPELLTGTKEQAFVYAMSAAAAVWRLARGCALGNLAACSCATPPRREPPAPSALVQAAASGSFSPATIAFGPVSTRNAFKWGGCGDDVRSASRMAKRFLQGSTPSPGAGAHAKFLHAVNMHNNRAGRRAVEQSLSLECKCHGVSGSCSVRTCWRGLGSGGPAAAGARLLRRYATAAEVRPTSSGRLPPLYHHNNLLYTTKSPDYCVEDKRRGSLGTAGRQCNGSSAGYEGCEYLCCGRGHVTRAEEILERCECKYFSCCYVKCKTCRNVIITHECN, from the exons ATGCGAGAAATGCCGTGGAGCGCTTTTGTTCTCGTTTcgctgctcctgctgctgcagctcgagGAGGGCACGTGCATAAAGTGGCT CGCCTTGGGTCGAGCAGCGGACGGTTTCGAATGGACTCGCGAGGCATGCACGGGAGCCCGGACTTCGGGTCTGCTCGAGCGCAAACAGGCCAGGGCATGTCGGGCCACTCCGGACATCATGCAGAACCTCGTGCAGGCAGCGAGGGACACGTCGGCCGTCTGCCAGCAGGCTTTCCGACATCAGCGCTGGAACTGCAGCAGCATCGAGAAGGCGCCCGATTTCACGCCTGAGTTGCTGACCG GTACGAAGGAGCAGGCGTTCGTGTACGCGATGTCGGCGGCCGCGGCGGTTTGGCGACTGGCCCGCGGTTGCGCCCTGGGCAACCTGGCGGCGTGCTCGTGCGCGACTCCACCGAGACGCGAGCCGCCGGCGCCCTCGGCCCTGGTCCAGGCAGCCGCATCGGGAAGCTTTTCACCGGCCACGATAGCCTTTGGCCCCGTCTCGACCCGCAACGCCTTCAAGTGGGGCGGCTGCGGAGACGACGTGCGCTCAGCCTCGCGCATGGCCAAGCGATTCCTCCAGGGCTCGACGCCCTCCCCCGGCGCTGGTGCCCACGCCAAGTTCCTCCACGCTGTCAACATGCACAACAATCGCGCGGGACGCAGG gcagTGGAGCAATCGCTGTCGCTGGAGTGCAAGTGCCACGGCGTCTCTGGCTCGTGCAGCGTCAGGACCTGTTGGCGCGGTTTGGGATCGGGCGGTCCGGCCGCAGCCGGGGCGCGACTACTTCGACGCTACGCGACCGCTGCCGAGGTCAGGCCCACCTCGAGCGGCCGCTTGCCGCCTCTGTACCACCACAACAATCTGCTCTACACCACCAAGAGCCCGGACTACTGCGTCGAGGACAAGAGGCGAGGCAGCCTTGGTACCGCTGGCAG GCAGTGCAACGGGAGCAGCGCCGGTTACGAAGGCTGCGAGTACCTCTGCTGCGGCAGGGGTCACGTCACGCGAGCCGAAGAGATCCTCGAGAGATGCGAGTGCAAGTACTTCAGCTGCTGCTACGTCAAGTGCAAGACCTGCCGAAACGTCATCATCACCCACGAATGCAATTGA